One window of Nostoc sp. C052 genomic DNA carries:
- the psb34 gene encoding photosystem II assembly protein Psb34 translates to MPYTNEEGGLLNNFAREPKVYQAEPPTEGQKRTYILLGIAATTLVVGLIIVAFFVSKSS, encoded by the coding sequence ATGCCCTATACCAATGAAGAAGGCGGTCTTCTGAATAATTTTGCTCGGGAACCAAAGGTTTATCAAGCAGAGCCTCCCACAGAAGGGCAAAAGCGAACTTATATCCTACTAGGAATTGCCGCTACAACTTTGGTTGTAGGCTTGATTATAGTCGCCTTCTTTGTTTCTAAAAGCAGTTGA
- a CDS encoding tetratricopeptide repeat protein, with protein MSVNDTPHNNNSTWNRQVYHRLKLALSLGLRRQLFLAVCDNLHLRNQVAARLHSTLAYPVGQVLYQSSNAQENSTPAYPRLVTLRLNLNDPNPIIQINQWLANYPPPMVGASKDSPGRPFPVPAFQIVGVEHLTKQPVATQRLFLHYLRLSEQYFSTQESSRFLESNLLLWIPRPWLSAIKQSAPQFWRCRTGVFVFAGEPTPANQNSGYPERFSRSGSLDVGNIEQSILDESVNQAELRTAATEFKFENNADFPPEIQGNRVDKTQEVSSSTADLLKAIPQPQESTNRSGSGINNQSLLSLSYISSELKELVIATINTSIAQNTENSLQPQQILLEIEELHENLVSEEILAEAYHRLGTLYRLRIEQGESTLENLMVAIIAYQEAISYDENSPQLPDILNDLGTLYWMLYRTPPNSEEGQTYIEQAIEFYQLALKMISPQTHLETYARVQNNLGTAYGDLARFSQPSENWQQAVLAYSEALNYRTADMDSLKYAACQNNLGTAYWHLGQYNQPILHLKKAIAAYNEALVHYNPAEEPLKYGMIQNNIGTACWNLAQYEQPAQNLQLAIDVYSEALKYRTPANFPTACAATQNNLGTAYWHLANLSQTTKEARQNYLQLCISAYEEAIALAHSLSDTSLSFDLLASYNNLGLAHYQLVIDESFKGDKATRSQHLEVSLDNHLQALNGFTKQSEAYQTTFTYVVKTIRAFHNELGIQGQNLALSKLPSQLLPEILSKL; from the coding sequence ATGAGCGTGAATGATACTCCACACAACAATAATTCTACTTGGAATCGGCAAGTATACCACCGTCTAAAACTTGCCCTCAGTCTTGGCTTACGACGACAACTTTTTTTAGCTGTATGTGATAATTTACACTTAAGAAATCAAGTAGCAGCCCGCTTGCATTCAACATTGGCTTATCCTGTTGGACAAGTGCTATATCAGTCATCAAATGCTCAAGAAAATAGCACTCCAGCTTATCCGCGATTAGTAACGTTGCGTTTGAATTTAAACGATCCCAATCCCATAATCCAAATTAATCAATGGTTGGCTAATTATCCACCGCCAATGGTTGGAGCATCAAAAGATAGCCCTGGACGACCTTTTCCAGTACCAGCATTTCAGATTGTCGGCGTGGAGCATCTCACTAAGCAACCAGTTGCGACACAACGATTATTTTTACACTATCTCCGCTTAAGTGAACAATATTTCTCTACACAAGAATCCAGCCGATTCCTAGAATCTAACTTGCTGTTGTGGATACCGCGTCCTTGGTTATCTGCTATTAAGCAATCAGCACCACAGTTTTGGCGTTGCCGTACTGGCGTATTTGTGTTTGCTGGAGAACCCACACCAGCAAATCAGAATTCGGGCTATCCAGAACGTTTTTCACGTTCTGGAAGCTTAGATGTAGGGAATATTGAGCAGTCAATTCTAGATGAATCAGTTAACCAAGCAGAACTTAGAACCGCAGCCACCGAGTTCAAGTTTGAGAATAATGCCGATTTCCCACCAGAGATACAAGGGAATCGCGTAGATAAAACTCAGGAAGTTTCATCATCAACAGCGGATTTGTTGAAGGCTATCCCACAACCGCAGGAATCTACGAATAGGTCTGGTAGTGGAATTAATAATCAATCGCTGTTGTCTTTATCTTATATTAGCAGTGAGTTAAAGGAGCTAGTAATAGCAACAATCAATACAAGTATCGCTCAAAATACAGAGAATTCCTTACAACCACAACAGATTTTATTAGAAATTGAAGAATTACACGAAAATCTTGTTTCAGAGGAAATACTGGCAGAGGCTTATCATCGTCTGGGCACTTTATACCGCCTTCGCATTGAGCAAGGAGAGTCAACCCTAGAAAACCTGATGGTGGCAATTATTGCTTATCAAGAGGCAATTAGCTATGACGAAAATTCACCGCAACTTCCAGATATCTTGAATGACTTGGGTACACTCTACTGGATGCTATACCGCACACCACCCAATTCAGAGGAAGGACAAACTTATATAGAGCAGGCTATAGAGTTTTATCAGTTGGCGTTAAAGATGATTTCGCCCCAAACACATTTGGAAACTTACGCTCGTGTGCAAAATAATTTGGGGACAGCTTATGGTGATTTAGCCCGTTTTTCTCAACCATCTGAAAATTGGCAGCAAGCAGTTTTAGCTTACAGTGAAGCACTTAACTACCGTACAGCCGATATGGATTCATTAAAGTATGCGGCTTGTCAAAATAATTTGGGTACTGCTTACTGGCATTTAGGGCAATATAATCAACCAATTTTACATTTGAAGAAAGCGATCGCAGCTTACAATGAAGCACTTGTACACTACAACCCCGCAGAGGAGCCGCTTAAGTATGGCATGATTCAAAATAATATCGGTACTGCCTGCTGGAATCTGGCACAATACGAACAACCTGCCCAAAATCTCCAGTTAGCGATAGATGTCTACAGCGAAGCTCTCAAGTATCGCACTCCAGCAAATTTCCCCACCGCCTGCGCCGCTACACAAAATAATCTGGGTACTGCCTATTGGCATCTAGCAAACCTATCTCAGACAACTAAAGAGGCACGGCAAAATTATCTGCAACTATGCATCAGCGCTTACGAAGAAGCTATAGCTTTGGCTCACTCACTTAGCGATACTTCTTTAAGTTTTGATTTGCTCGCCTCTTACAATAATCTGGGACTGGCCCATTATCAGCTAGTAATAGATGAGTCTTTTAAAGGCGACAAAGCAACACGTTCTCAACACTTAGAAGTATCATTAGATAACCATTTGCAAGCCTTAAACGGATTCACTAAACAATCCGAGGCTTATCAAACAACCTTCACTTATGTAGTGAAAACTATTCGTGCTTTTCATAATGAATTAGGAATACAGGGGCAAAATCTGGCTTTATCTAAACTTCCTAGTCAGTTGTTGCCAGAGATTTTGTCAAAGTTATAA
- a CDS encoding TrkA family potassium uptake protein: MAGAIALGGVFFIGTLWYWLVEGWSWEDAAYMTVITLATVGYGETHPLGSRGRLFTIALILLGVVNIGYIVNRFTEAIIQGYFQEGIRLQQQRRLMESLTEHYIICGFSRTGRQIAKEFRAEGVPFVVIDSDMESVQRAQTEGYTAYQGDATLDDTLLEVGIERAMCIVAALPSDAENLYIVLSAKTLNSGIRVIARASTEEALQKLRRGGADEVISPYITGGKRMAAAALRPQVLDFVDGILTGADRQLYMEEFLLDPAFCPFVGQSLQKARLRSQSGALVLAIRRLDGTLIGGPTGDTVLMPGDRLIGMGTAEQLRSLNQILGPIGSQKLRRPKNS; encoded by the coding sequence ATGGCTGGGGCGATCGCTCTCGGCGGTGTTTTCTTTATTGGCACTTTGTGGTACTGGTTAGTGGAAGGCTGGTCATGGGAAGATGCGGCTTACATGACAGTCATCACCTTAGCGACTGTGGGATATGGAGAAACTCACCCACTTGGTAGCCGAGGACGGTTGTTTACAATTGCTCTGATTTTGTTGGGTGTAGTCAATATTGGTTACATTGTCAACAGATTTACAGAAGCGATCATTCAAGGCTACTTTCAAGAAGGAATTCGGCTACAGCAACAGAGGCGGTTAATGGAATCTCTAACAGAACATTACATCATCTGTGGATTTAGTCGGACTGGTCGTCAAATTGCCAAAGAATTTCGGGCAGAAGGTGTACCTTTTGTGGTGATTGATTCGGATATGGAATCGGTACAAAGGGCGCAGACTGAAGGTTACACAGCATATCAAGGTGATGCTACATTAGATGACACACTCTTAGAAGTCGGCATTGAACGGGCGATGTGTATCGTTGCAGCCCTTCCTTCCGATGCCGAAAATTTATATATTGTTTTATCAGCAAAAACACTCAATTCGGGAATTCGGGTAATTGCACGGGCAAGTACAGAAGAAGCTTTGCAGAAGTTACGACGCGGTGGTGCAGATGAAGTCATATCCCCCTATATCACTGGTGGGAAACGCATGGCTGCTGCGGCTCTCAGACCTCAAGTCTTAGACTTTGTAGATGGAATTTTGACAGGTGCAGACCGTCAGTTGTATATGGAAGAATTTTTACTCGATCCGGCTTTTTGTCCCTTTGTAGGTCAGAGTTTGCAAAAAGCGAGATTGCGATCGCAATCTGGGGCATTAGTTCTAGCAATTCGCCGTCTTGATGGGACTCTCATCGGTGGCCCTACTGGCGATACGGTGTTAATGCCAGGCGATCGGCTAATTGGTATGGGTACAGCAGAACAATTGCGTAGCCTTAACCAAATTCTCGGCCCAATTGGTTCTCAGAAATTGCGACGACCGAAAAATAGTTGA
- a CDS encoding transposase yields the protein MPLANCTTPANGNEREQVIPLLDKVKLKTLKRGRPRKRIKVLAADKGYDSKQKRADLRKRGIRPQIPKRVWKTKKNRGRPIKISVPRFQQERCFAWYQRKYRRLVVRWERQKVYFDAFIDLATIHIWN from the coding sequence ATGCCCTTGGCTAATTGCACTACCCCAGCCAATGGCAACGAGAGAGAACAAGTAATACCTCTACTCGATAAAGTTAAACTTAAAACATTAAAACGTGGCAGACCACGTAAGCGAATCAAAGTACTAGCTGCTGATAAAGGTTACGACTCGAAACAAAAACGCGCTGACCTGCGGAAACGAGGTATTCGTCCTCAAATCCCGAAACGAGTTTGGAAAACCAAGAAAAATAGAGGAAGACCAATCAAAATCTCTGTTCCTAGATTTCAGCAAGAACGGTGTTTTGCTTGGTATCAGCGCAAATACCGCCGTCTCGTTGTTAGATGGGAACGTCAAAAAGTTTACTTCGATGCATTCATTGACCTTGCTACAATCCACATCTGGAATTAA
- a CDS encoding transposase — translation MPDCSNLFFGKRLDVLVMAGRFEGLSDLEWKLFEDIFPKQASKRGKGMPHAPYRYVLNSLLYILITGCRWCDLPRGDIWASKSSSHRWLKRWRSDGTFEYIQGRVLAIANEKGLINWDFGAVDGSFSPAQWEEVKKLRMEGKGKVFLSIHLPKVVECPWLIALPQPMATRENK, via the coding sequence ATGCCAGATTGTAGTAATCTATTTTTTGGCAAGAGGTTGGATGTATTAGTGATGGCTGGACGTTTTGAGGGATTGAGCGACCTAGAATGGAAGCTATTTGAGGATATATTTCCTAAGCAGGCATCCAAACGTGGTAAAGGAATGCCTCATGCACCGTATCGCTATGTATTAAATAGTCTGTTATACATTCTGATAACTGGATGTCGATGGTGTGACCTTCCACGAGGGGATATATGGGCATCGAAAAGCTCATCCCATCGATGGTTAAAGCGATGGCGTTCTGATGGGACATTTGAATATATACAAGGACGTGTATTAGCGATCGCTAATGAGAAGGGGCTTATAAACTGGGACTTTGGGGCTGTTGACGGCTCTTTTTCCCCCGCTCAATGGGAGGAGGTGAAGAAGTTGCGTATGGAGGGAAAGGGAAAGGTGTTCTTATCCATACACTTACCGAAGGTGGTGGAATGCCCTTGGCTAATTGCACTACCCCAGCCAATGGCAACGAGAGAGAACAAGTAA
- a CDS encoding methylmalonic aciduria and homocystinuria type D protein gives MNYPKVYTSEQACPINLVGEAGQAVQISIHPPSQYICANCERILPDWKRQPFLRVVIVLQRSRYQLVEKTAEVETEKERLREKFMRFGCDLAFNLRDRGYLTDLIDPRTGYPLLSHPGAIPHDDTAVVKALLNYPVIKNQCRVLVHPDWGAAVYPSILISEAPPIVIEWVTKGIAAMHGWREIDY, from the coding sequence GTGAACTATCCCAAGGTTTACACTTCGGAGCAAGCCTGTCCCATTAATTTAGTTGGTGAAGCGGGACAAGCAGTTCAAATTTCAATTCATCCTCCCAGTCAATATATCTGTGCCAACTGCGAACGGATATTACCAGATTGGAAACGACAGCCATTTTTACGGGTAGTGATTGTTTTACAACGATCGCGTTATCAATTAGTTGAAAAGACAGCAGAGGTAGAGACAGAGAAAGAACGCCTGCGAGAAAAGTTTATGAGATTTGGCTGCGATTTAGCATTTAATCTGCGCGATCGCGGCTATTTAACAGACCTCATTGACCCTCGTACAGGCTATCCTTTATTGTCCCATCCCGGAGCAATCCCCCACGATGACACAGCAGTTGTCAAAGCTTTGCTCAACTATCCAGTGATTAAAAATCAATGCCGTGTACTAGTGCATCCCGATTGGGGTGCAGCAGTTTATCCTAGCATTTTGATATCAGAAGCTCCCCCAATTGTGATCGAATGGGTTACAAAAGGCATAGCAGCTATGCATGGGTGGAGAGAAATTGATTATTAG
- a CDS encoding glycogen debranching protein, whose amino-acid sequence MTIWVNEQIDPSGMIHACIATCNESQAKDCHDSFENNLTEMQKAAGWVARLRTVDSWDEVPVNSLKLN is encoded by the coding sequence ATGACTATTTGGGTAAATGAGCAAATTGATCCGTCTGGGATGATTCATGCCTGTATTGCCACTTGTAATGAATCTCAAGCTAAAGATTGTCATGATTCTTTTGAGAATAATTTGACCGAGATGCAAAAGGCCGCAGGTTGGGTAGCGCGATTGCGGACAGTCGATTCTTGGGATGAAGTACCAGTGAATTCGTTAAAACTCAATTAA
- a CDS encoding MotA/TolQ/ExbB proton channel family protein, protein MEISNLFTAGGVVMWPLLGFSLLGVALIIERIIFWVRISNRQNKVVREVLQLYRLDNVVSALDKLQKNTDLPIARIFLAALELEEPTPEEFRLALESEAQGEIPLLKRSQNIFETIIGLAPLLGLLGTVLGLINSFASLNLGDVGGSKTTGVTSGISEALVSTASGLVVAIFTLLFANTFRGLYQRQIAWIQEYGGQLELLYRRRYERGNQSYLPTK, encoded by the coding sequence ATGGAAATTAGTAATCTGTTTACAGCAGGTGGCGTAGTCATGTGGCCTCTGCTGGGATTCTCCTTGTTAGGGGTGGCGCTGATTATCGAACGGATCATCTTTTGGGTAAGGATAAGTAATCGGCAAAACAAGGTAGTGCGAGAGGTACTACAGCTTTATCGTCTTGATAATGTAGTTAGTGCTTTAGATAAATTACAGAAAAATACTGATTTACCCATCGCCCGAATTTTTTTAGCAGCCTTAGAATTGGAGGAACCGACACCAGAGGAATTTCGTTTGGCATTAGAAAGTGAAGCGCAAGGCGAAATCCCCTTGCTCAAGCGTTCTCAAAATATTTTTGAGACAATTATCGGACTTGCGCCTCTTTTAGGACTTTTAGGCACTGTTTTGGGATTAATTAACTCCTTTGCCTCTCTGAATCTCGGAGATGTGGGAGGTAGTAAAACAACAGGTGTGACATCTGGAATAAGTGAAGCTTTAGTATCCACAGCATCAGGATTGGTAGTGGCAATCTTTACCCTTTTATTTGCCAATACCTTTCGAGGACTCTATCAGCGCCAGATTGCCTGGATTCAGGAATATGGTGGACAGTTAGAATTACTCTACCGTCGCCGCTATGAAAGAGGAAATCAATCATACCTGCCTACCAAATGA
- a CDS encoding Mo-dependent nitrogenase C-terminal domain-containing protein, giving the protein MLKTNNQRIFLTAFIKPLEENHQTVSKKQFTQPKLDLLQPLRQWLDQIQIQNRKLAKFIAKLIPAQCPFERDIILFGRKIGHIPPMCKLNPLYNELVYLRFRALCYLVDQCGEDIQSYC; this is encoded by the coding sequence ATGCTTAAAACAAATAATCAGCGTATTTTTCTGACTGCTTTTATTAAACCTTTAGAAGAAAATCATCAAACAGTTAGTAAAAAGCAGTTTACTCAACCTAAATTAGATTTACTGCAACCATTACGTCAATGGCTGGATCAAATTCAGATTCAGAATCGGAAATTAGCCAAATTTATTGCTAAACTAATCCCTGCTCAGTGTCCATTCGAGCGTGATATCATACTTTTTGGTCGCAAAATAGGACACATTCCACCAATGTGCAAACTAAATCCACTTTATAACGAACTTGTTTACTTGCGTTTTCGGGCTTTGTGTTATCTAGTAGATCAGTGTGGAGAGGATATTCAATCCTACTGTTAA
- a CDS encoding filamentous hemagglutinin N-terminal domain-containing protein translates to MSILCGRFKGLGILIGGSIAFSGTSALAQITPDATLPNNSQVTTQGNLKNIEGGTRLGSNLFHSFKEFSVLNGTTAEFKNTEGIQNIISRVTGNSISNIDGILKVNSPANLFLINPNGIIFGTHASLNIGGSFIASTASSLNFADGTKFSATNPQATPLLTVSVPIGLQFGATAAPIRNQSQAASPDGAINIFQKPVGLRVLPGKTLALVGGDITLEGGNLTAASGRIELGSVANNSLVSLKPKNQGWVFGYEGVKNFQDIKLIQRVTVDGLKVPSQVDTSNKLGSGGSIQVQGRIVELSGDLVSLISQTRGNRNGEDITINTRKLIVQDGAEVATSTLSSGSSGNLIVNASESVELIGSILPNTITGFLGITAGTGKAGDIKINTGRLLIKDGARVTAESSGIIDNSQVIPSEGRGGNIIVNALDSVEIAGTSVTDKASGLFASTLSYGNAGQVNITTGKLIIRDGAEINVSVKVPNTAISTGNASNPGTPGALNVTANSIFLDQGTLTSKSDSGRGGNITLRVQDLLLMRHNSQISTNAGGDKTGGNITIYAPNGFLVATPFGNNDITANANFGSGGKITITAKNIFGFVPRTRTDLERLLNPKEPLDPNRLPTSDITAFSQENPSLNGTVQINSPDADPSKGLVELPVNLVDVSQQIVAGCNSSGAIGRSSFITTGRGGLVADPTEPLIADDAVLADWITLSPEPQNRAEGMKKVVAQAQRNTEEKSQKVNPVNEPTQIVEAQGWIIDANGNVVLVSQVPTAMPHNSSLTATSCAAR, encoded by the coding sequence ATGAGTATTTTGTGTGGCAGGTTTAAAGGGTTAGGAATTTTAATAGGTGGGTCAATAGCTTTCTCTGGAACTTCTGCTCTTGCCCAAATCACCCCAGATGCTACTCTACCTAATAATTCTCAAGTTACAACACAGGGAAATCTCAAAAATATTGAAGGTGGAACCCGATTAGGAAGCAACTTATTCCACAGTTTTAAAGAGTTCTCTGTACTCAATGGGACTACGGCCGAGTTTAAAAATACTGAGGGCATTCAGAATATTATTAGCCGAGTAACAGGTAATTCAATTTCTAATATTGATGGCATCCTTAAAGTTAATAGCCCAGCTAACCTGTTTTTAATTAATCCCAATGGGATTATTTTTGGTACTCATGCTTCTTTAAACATCGGTGGTTCATTTATTGCAAGTACAGCGAGTAGTCTCAACTTTGCCGATGGTACAAAGTTTAGTGCCACAAATCCCCAAGCTACACCCTTGCTGACAGTAAGTGTTCCCATTGGGTTGCAATTTGGAGCAACTGCGGCTCCCATCCGCAATCAATCCCAGGCAGCTAGTCCTGATGGCGCAATTAATATCTTTCAGAAACCAGTTGGTCTAAGAGTGCTTCCAGGCAAAACCTTGGCACTTGTGGGCGGTGATATCACGTTAGAGGGCGGCAATTTAACAGCAGCGTCAGGACGAATTGAGCTAGGCAGTGTAGCTAATAATAGTCTGGTCAGTCTGAAACCAAAGAACCAAGGTTGGGTCTTTGGATATGAAGGTGTAAAGAATTTCCAGGATATTAAATTAATTCAACGGGTGACTGTTGACGGGCTTAAAGTTCCATCTCAGGTAGATACTAGTAACAAACTTGGTAGCGGCGGTAGTATCCAGGTACAGGGCAGGATAGTAGAACTAAGTGGCGATCTTGTGAGCTTGATAAGTCAAACCAGGGGTAACAGAAATGGAGAAGATATAACCATTAATACTAGGAAATTAATTGTTCAGGATGGCGCAGAAGTAGCTACTTCTACTTTAAGTAGCGGTTCATCTGGAAATTTGATAGTGAATGCCTCCGAGTCAGTAGAGTTAATTGGTAGCATCTTACCAAATACTATTACTGGGTTTCTTGGTATAACCGCTGGTACAGGAAAGGCAGGTGACATTAAAATCAACACTGGGAGATTGCTGATTAAAGATGGGGCAAGAGTAACAGCAGAGTCTAGTGGAATAATAGATAACTCACAAGTGATTCCATCTGAAGGAAGAGGAGGAAACATAATTGTTAACGCCTTGGATTCAGTAGAGATAGCCGGAACCTCAGTGACAGATAAGGCCAGTGGTTTGTTTGCTTCGACTCTAAGTTATGGAAATGCGGGACAAGTAAATATCACCACAGGGAAATTGATTATCCGCGATGGAGCTGAAATAAATGTGAGCGTTAAAGTTCCAAATACTGCAATTTCTACAGGAAATGCGAGTAATCCAGGCACACCAGGCGCACTCAACGTAACTGCTAACTCTATATTTCTGGATCAAGGAACACTCACATCTAAAAGTGATTCAGGTAGGGGCGGTAACATCACGCTACGAGTACAGGACTTATTACTGATGCGCCACAACAGCCAAATATCAACTAATGCTGGAGGTGATAAAACTGGCGGTAATATCACCATCTATGCACCAAATGGCTTCCTTGTCGCCACTCCCTTTGGAAATAACGATATCACCGCCAATGCCAACTTTGGCTCTGGTGGTAAAATCACAATCACTGCTAAGAACATATTTGGTTTTGTGCCGCGCACCCGTACAGACCTAGAGAGGCTATTAAACCCTAAAGAGCCACTAGACCCAAATAGGCTGCCAACAAGTGATATCACTGCATTCTCTCAGGAAAACCCTTCATTAAATGGTACTGTACAAATCAACTCACCAGATGCCGACCCCAGTAAAGGATTGGTAGAATTGCCCGTAAATCTAGTTGATGTTTCGCAGCAAATTGTTGCTGGTTGTAATTCTAGTGGAGCAATAGGAAGGAGTTCATTTATTACTACTGGGCGTGGAGGACTAGTAGCTGATCCGACAGAGCCATTGATCGCTGATGATGCCGTTTTGGCAGATTGGATCACACTCTCCCCAGAACCTCAGAATCGTGCTGAAGGTATGAAAAAAGTGGTTGCTCAGGCGCAGCGAAATACAGAAGAAAAATCACAGAAAGTGAATCCTGTCAATGAACCTACTCAAATTGTAGAAGCCCAAGGGTGGATTATAGATGCGAATGGGAACGTAGTTCTGGTTTCTCAAGTACCCACAGCAATGCCCCATAATTCCTCGCTCACCGCTACATCTTGTGCTGCTCGTTAA
- the bchB gene encoding ferredoxin:protochlorophyllide reductase (ATP-dependent) subunit B encodes MKLAYWMYAGPAHIGTLRIASSFKNVHAIMHAPIGDDYFNVMRSMLSRERDFTPVTTSVVDRNVLARGSQEKVVDNIVRKDAEEHPDLIVLTPTCTSSILQEDLHNFVERAQLEAKGDVMLADVNHYRYNELQAADRTLDQIVQYYIEKARKRGELPEGKTAKPSVNIIGTTTLGFHNNHDCTELKRLMADLGIEVNTLIPEGASVNDLKKMSQAWFNLVPYRELGLTTARYLEEQFGTPYIDITPMGVVETARCIRKIQQVINAQGAEVDYENFINEQTLYVSQAAWFSRSIDCQNLTGKKAVVFGDNTHAAAITKILAREMGIHVVWAGTYCKYDADWFREQVSEYCDEVLISEDHGEIGDAIARVEPSAIFGTQMERHVGKRLDIPCGVIAAPIHVQNFPIGYKPFMGYEGTNQITDLIYNSFTLGMEDHLLEIFGGHDTKEVITRGISADSDLNWTKDGQAELNKIPGFVRGKVKRNTEKFARDRGFKEINAEVLYAAKEAVGA; translated from the coding sequence ATGAAATTGGCTTACTGGATGTATGCTGGCCCAGCCCACATCGGCACTCTCCGAATTGCTAGTTCTTTTAAGAATGTTCATGCGATCATGCACGCTCCCATTGGCGATGACTACTTTAACGTCATGCGCTCCATGTTATCGCGGGAGAGAGATTTCACTCCAGTGACAACCAGTGTTGTCGATCGCAACGTTTTGGCACGCGGTTCCCAAGAGAAGGTAGTAGATAATATCGTCCGTAAGGACGCCGAGGAACACCCAGATTTGATTGTGTTAACTCCCACCTGCACCTCTAGCATTTTGCAAGAGGATCTGCACAATTTTGTGGAACGAGCGCAGTTGGAAGCAAAAGGAGATGTAATGCTGGCGGATGTAAACCACTACCGTTACAACGAACTGCAAGCCGCCGATCGCACCTTGGATCAAATCGTCCAATATTACATTGAAAAAGCCCGCAAGCGCGGCGAATTGCCTGAGGGCAAAACAGCAAAACCCTCAGTTAACATTATCGGTACTACCACCCTTGGTTTCCACAATAATCACGACTGCACCGAACTCAAACGGCTGATGGCTGACTTGGGGATTGAAGTAAATACTTTAATTCCCGAAGGTGCTTCGGTGAATGACTTGAAGAAGATGTCCCAAGCCTGGTTTAACCTGGTGCCCTACCGTGAACTCGGTTTGACTACAGCCCGTTACCTGGAAGAACAATTTGGCACACCTTATATAGACATTACTCCAATGGGTGTAGTGGAAACTGCCCGTTGTATTCGCAAGATTCAACAGGTAATTAATGCTCAAGGTGCAGAAGTTGATTATGAAAACTTCATCAATGAGCAAACCCTGTATGTATCTCAAGCTGCTTGGTTCTCCCGTTCCATTGACTGCCAAAACTTGACTGGCAAAAAAGCTGTGGTCTTTGGTGACAACACCCACGCCGCCGCCATTACCAAGATTTTGGCGCGAGAAATGGGGATTCACGTTGTTTGGGCTGGTACCTACTGTAAATATGATGCAGACTGGTTCCGCGAACAGGTTAGCGAGTATTGCGATGAAGTGTTAATCTCCGAAGATCATGGTGAAATTGGGGATGCGATCGCTCGTGTCGAACCCTCGGCCATTTTCGGCACTCAAATGGAACGCCATGTTGGTAAGCGCTTAGATATTCCTTGCGGTGTAATTGCTGCACCAATCCACGTCCAAAACTTCCCCATCGGTTACAAACCATTTATGGGTTATGAAGGGACAAATCAGATTACAGATTTGATCTACAATTCCTTCACTTTGGGAATGGAAGATCACCTGTTAGAAATCTTCGGCGGTCATGATACCAAAGAAGTCATTACTAGAGGTATTTCTGCTGATTCTGACCTCAACTGGACAAAAGATGGTCAAGCAGAATTGAATAAGATTCCGGGATTTGTTCGCGGTAAAGTCAAGCGGAATACTGAGAAATTTGCCCGCGATCGCGGTTTCAAGGAAATTAACGCTGAAGTGTTGTACGCCGCCAAGGAAGCTGTCGGAGCCTAG